A region of the Aliidongia dinghuensis genome:
CGGGGCGGGTGAGGCCGGTCTTCGAAAGATCACTCATGTCGTTCCCCTCTTTGGCTGCGGTGGTGGTGGTCGGCATCAGGCCGTGGGATCGGGCGGCAGCAGCCGGCCGGGATTGAACAGGCCGGCAGGATCGAAAGCTCGCTTCACGGCCTGCATGAGCATGAGCTCGACCGGCGGCTTGTAGCGCGCCATCTCGCCGACCAGCGTCTGACCGACGCCGTGTTCGGCGCTGAAGGTGCCGCCGAACCGGGCGGCCGTATCGTTGACCGCTTGGCGGATGCGCCGCGCCATCTGGTCCCGCTCGGCGAGGCCGTTCCAGGCCGGGAACGAGAAGAACGGAATGAAATGCACGTTGCCGTCGCCCATGTGGGCGACGATGACGACCGGCAGGTCCGGCACGATCGCGTGCACGGCGGCGGTCGCAGCCTCGATGAAAGCCGGGACCGCGGAAACCGGGACGGCCGTGTCGGACGTCAAGCCCACGCCGCCCTTCTTGTTCGCCTCTGACACGCTGTGACGGAATTCCCAGAAGGCGGCGCGCTGTGCGCCGCTTGCGGCCACGACCGCGTCGATCACCAGGCCGGCCTCAAGCGCCGAGGCGAGTGCCGCCTCGAGCCGTGCCTCGAGTTCCGCCGCGTCGCCTGAATCCGACAGCTCGACCAGCACATGCCAGGCGGCCGGATCGGCGACCGGACAGCGCCGGCCCGGCACATGCTCCAGCACCAGGCGGATCTGGTTCTCGTCCAGCAGCTCGAAGGCGGAAAGCCGCGGACCGCAGGTCGCCTGCATGATGCCCAAAAGATCGAGCGCCGCCTCAGGGTTCCTGACCGAGAGCCAGGCCATCGCTTGCGCCGTCGGCAGCGGATGCAGCTTGAGCACGGCGCCGGTCACGATGCCGAGCGTGCCTTCCGAGCCGATGAACAGGTGCTTCAGGTCGTAGCCGGTGTTGTTCTTGCGCAGCGCGGTGAGCCCGTCCCAGATCGTGCCGTCCGGCAGCACGACCTCGAGGCCCAGCACATTGTCCCGCGTATTGCCGTAGCGCAGCACGCCCGTGCCGCCGGCATTGGTCGCGATATTGCCGCCGATCTGGCACGAGCCTTCGGCGCCGAGGCTGACCGGATAGAGCCGCCCCGCCTCGACCGCCGCCTGCTGCACCGCGGCCAGCACGCAGCCGGCATCGACCGTGATCGTGTTGTTCCTGGGATCGATCCCGCGGATGCGGCGCAGGCGCTGCAGTGCCACCACGACCGGCGGAACACCGTCCGCGGCCGGCACAGCGCCGCCGCTCAAGCTCGTGTTGCCGCCCTGCGCCAGGATCGGCACGCCGTGGCGCGTGCAGGCGCGCACGACCAGCGACACCTCTTCGGTCGTGGACGGCAGCACCACCGCCGTGAGCGGCCCGCGATAGCGGCCGCGCCAATCTTCGACATAGGCCGCGACATCCGAGGGACCTGTCAGCACGGCGCCGGCCCCAAGCGCTTGGCTCAGCTCATCGATCAGCTGCGGCATCGAGATCATCGCCCTTGCTATTAATTACAATGCGATTACTTCGATTATAATAAGATAAAAGAAGGCGCCTATCAAGCCGATCGTTTCACGAAACGGCAAAGATAGACGACCCTCTTCCCCGTCATCCCCGCGAGAGGCGGGGATGACGGAGATGGAACTAAGCCACCCGCCGCACGATGCGCCCGCGGGTTTCCTCGGGCCGCGCGATGCCGAGGAAGGTCATCGCCAGGTCGATCTCGGTCCTGAGCATGGCGAGCAGGCCGTCGGCGCCGGCCTCGCCGCCGGCGGCGAGGCCCCAGAGCGGCGCGCGGCCGAGCATCACCGCCTTCGCTCCGAGCGCCACGTATTTGAGCACGTCCGAGCCGCGCCGGGCGCCGCTGTCGGCCAGCACCTCGATCCGGTTGCCGACCGCCTCGGCGATCGCCGGCAGCACGTCCGCGGACGGTGGAGCGACATCGAGATTGCGCCCGCCGTGCGCCGAGACGACGACGCCGTCGAGGCCGACATCCGCCGCCCGGATGGCATCCGCCACCGCCAGCACGCCCTTCAGCAGGATCTGGCCCGGCCAGCGCCGGCGCAACTCGCTGAGGTCGTCCCAGTTCAGGAGATTTTCGAGCGCGACGGCCCGGTGGATCTGCGCCCGCGTCACGGAGTTGCGGAACTCCGCCGGGTAGTGGCCGTAGCTCGGCATGCCCGTGGTCGCGAGGTAGCGCAGCAGCACGCTCGCGAACCAGCGCGGATGCTCAAGCACGTCGAGCACCGCCCGCGTCGAATAGCTGAACGGCACGCCGAAGCCGTTGCGCTTGTTGTACTCGCGGTTCGGGCCGACCGGCGTATCTGCGGTGACGACCAGGGTCGTGACGCCGCAAGCGCGCACCCGGTCGAGCAGCCGGTAGCTGAGCTCCCGGTCCTTCCACAGATAGAGTTGGAACCAGACCGTGGCGTCGGGAGCGCCGGCGCGCACCTCCTCGATGGTGGTCACCGACTGGGTCGAAATGCAGAACGGGATGCGCTGCCGGGCCGCGGCGCGGGCGAGCTTGACCTCGCCGTCATGGGCGACGAGCCCGGCAAGCGCGGTCGGCGCGATCACCATCGGCAGGCCGATCGACTGCCCGAGCACCGTGGTCGCGAGTTCGCGCGCCGGATGGCCCGCCAGCACCGACGGCGTCAGATAAAGGTCGTCGAGCGCCCGGCGCAGATTGGCGAGCGCCAGCTCGTCCTCCGTGCCGCGGTCGATGTACTCGAACAGGCCGCGCGGCAGGAAGCGCCGGGCGGCCTCGCGATAGTCGGCGGTGTTGAGCAGCCGCGCCATGGGCAAGTCCTGTTCAGGTTCCGCCGAGGAGCAGGCGCCGGGGTGCCGTGGTCAGCCGCCGGCCGCCGGCGGGCTCGACGACGACCGTCTCGCTGATGCCGATGCCGCCGGCCGAGGCATACATATGGAACACCATGCCGGCCTCGAGCCGCCAGTCGGCGTTCGGCCGGAAGGCGTAGGAGAAGTCGCTGGTGCGCGGCGTGCGGGCGTAGAGGCCGAGCGTATAGCCCGTGACATTGTCGTAGCGTGCCCGCAGCCCCTCGGCGAGCACGGCCTCGCGCAGCAGCGCATCGACCTCGGCAGCCGCAGTACCCGGCTTCATGGCGGCGATCTGCCGGTCCTGCAGCTGGATCAGCCGCTCCGCGATCCGGCCGACGCCGCGCCGGTCGGCGCCGACAAGGATCGGCCGCATCAGCCGGGCGCCGTAATTCGCGACCTTGGGAATAAGCTCGACATGGAGCACGTCGCCCTCGCCAAGCGCCTCGGTGCCGAGGGCGCCATGCAGGAACTCGTTGTCGCCGGCGCCCCGCACGATCGGCCCGACGTCGCCGATATCGGCGCCGAGCCGCAGGAATTCGGCGGCGGCGACGGCCGAGGCCTCGCGCGGCGTGATGCCGGGCCGGGCCTGGCACCGCACCGCCTCCATGGCGCTGTCCGCAATCGCCGCGGCTTGAGCGAGCACGGCCAGCTCGGCCGGCGACTTGACCCGGCGCAGCCGGTCGCTCAAGCCCGAGAGATCGACGAAGCGCGCCGCCGGCAGCAACGCCTGCAGCCGATCGCGCGTATGGGCCGAGAAGCCGTAGGAGTTGAAGTCGGCGCCGATCCGCGCGCGGGCCAGCCCGCGCGCCGCGATCGTCTCCGCGATCACGCCATGCGGGTCGGCCGTGTCGACGAATCCCACGATGTCGCGGAGCCAGGTCTTGCGCCGGCACGGATCCTCGTCGAGCGCGCGCAGCACGAACCAGGGCTCGCCCTCGAGCGGCAGCAGGGCGGCCCGGTACATGGTCTCCGACACGGTATAGCCGGTGAGCCAGGCGAGGAGCTCGCCATGGTCGACGAGCAGCAGGTCGGCGCCGGCCGCCGCCATGGCGGCGCGCGCCTCGACGACCCGGCGCGCGAACTCCTCCGCGCCGAACATCAGGCGATTTCGCAGATGTCGAGGATCGCCAGCATGTAGATGCGGATCATGTCGAGATAGTCGGGGATGTCGACCCGCTCGTCTGGCATGGTGTTGTAGCGGCCGCCCGGGCCGCACACGATGCCCTCCATGCCGAGCTCCTTGTAGAAATGGCCGGCGTCGGTGCCGAAGTAGCAGCAGGGGGCGATGGCGCCGGTCGGCTGGGCCTGCCCGCGGACCTTCTGGTAGGCCGCGTTGACGGTACGGACGATGCGGGCGTCCTTCGCGACCTCGAACGCCGGCATCAGCGGCCGGCCGTCGACATGCTCGGCCTTGACCGTCGCCTTCAGGCCCGGGAAGCGGGCCTCGAGCTGGTCCAGCGCCTGACGCAGATCGGCGATGGCCTCAGCCTCGGTCTGGCCCGGCGCATAGCGGCCCGAGCCCTTGAGGCGTACGAAGTCAGCGACCTGCGGCGGCCGCCATTCATGGAGATCCTTACCCAAGGCCCCATGCATGACGCCGACATGGACGCGGTTGATCGAGCGGTGCTCGTCGGTCGGCGCACCGCTGAACACCATGCCGTTGAGCCGTGGGATCAGGTCGCACGCGGCAAGGATGGCGTCGACCGCCTGCTCGCGCTTCGAGAGATGGCGGGTGATGCCGGTCAGCTCGATGATGAAGGTGAAGGCCGCCGCATGCATGGTCAGCGCCTGCAGGTCGGTCGGCTCGCTGTTGATGAAATAGTCGGCGCGCACGCCCTGGCGGATCGCAGCCAGCGTGCCGACGCCGCCCTGCAGCTCGCCCACCACATAGGTCAGCACCACGTCGCCCTTGAGCTTCACCCCGGCGTCGATCAGCGTCTTTACCGCGCAGAAATAGGCGGCGTCGCCGGCCTTCATGTTCGAGACGCCGATGCCGTAGATGAACTTGTCGTCGATGACGCCACCCCACGGATCGACGGTCCAGCCCTCCGTCACCGGGTTCGTGTCGAGATGGCCGTTGAACAGCAGGCTCTTGCCGCCGCCGGCGCCGCGCAACCGGCCGATGGCGTTGACGCGCTGGCCCTCGACCGGCGTGGTATCGGCCTCGAGCCCGAGCGTCCGCATCTGCTCGACCATGTAACGGGCGAGCGTGCGCTCGCCCTCGGTCTCGGAATAGCTCTTGTGGCGCACCATCTCAGCCAAGAAATCGAGCGCAGCCCGCTCGTCGAGCCGCGCCAGCAGCGCGTCGCGATCCATCGTCACTTGTCAGATCCTCCCGGAAACAGGTTCGGCCGCCTGGCCGACCGGTGTGGGCACCGCGGCCATGAGCGCGCGGGTGTAGGCGTGGCGCGGCCCGGCCTGGAGCGTCGCCATGTCGAGGAGCTCGACCAGGTCGCCGCGGTACATGACTGCAATCCGGTGCGCGATCTGGCGCACCAGGTTGAGGTCGTGGGTGATGAAGAGATAGGCCGTGCCGTGGCGGCGCTGCAGGTCGATCAAGAGCTCGATGACCGAGGCCTGGACCGACACGTCGAGCGCCGAGGTGATCTCGTCGCAGATGACGAGCCGCGGGTTGGAGGCAAACGCGCGGGCGATCGCGACGCGCTGCTTCTGC
Encoded here:
- a CDS encoding FAD-binding oxidoreductase, whose amino-acid sequence is MPQLIDELSQALGAGAVLTGPSDVAAYVEDWRGRYRGPLTAVVLPSTTEEVSLVVRACTRHGVPILAQGGNTSLSGGAVPAADGVPPVVVALQRLRRIRGIDPRNNTITVDAGCVLAAVQQAAVEAGRLYPVSLGAEGSCQIGGNIATNAGGTGVLRYGNTRDNVLGLEVVLPDGTIWDGLTALRKNNTGYDLKHLFIGSEGTLGIVTGAVLKLHPLPTAQAMAWLSVRNPEAALDLLGIMQATCGPRLSAFELLDENQIRLVLEHVPGRRCPVADPAAWHVLVELSDSGDAAELEARLEAALASALEAGLVIDAVVAASGAQRAAFWEFRHSVSEANKKGGVGLTSDTAVPVSAVPAFIEAATAAVHAIVPDLPVVIVAHMGDGNVHFIPFFSFPAWNGLAERDQMARRIRQAVNDTAARFGGTFSAEHGVGQTLVGEMARYKPPVELMLMQAVKRAFDPAGLFNPGRLLPPDPTA
- a CDS encoding alpha-hydroxy acid oxidase, which produces MARLLNTADYREAARRFLPRGLFEYIDRGTEDELALANLRRALDDLYLTPSVLAGHPARELATTVLGQSIGLPMVIAPTALAGLVAHDGEVKLARAAARQRIPFCISTQSVTTIEEVRAGAPDATVWFQLYLWKDRELSYRLLDRVRACGVTTLVVTADTPVGPNREYNKRNGFGVPFSYSTRAVLDVLEHPRWFASVLLRYLATTGMPSYGHYPAEFRNSVTRAQIHRAVALENLLNWDDLSELRRRWPGQILLKGVLAVADAIRAADVGLDGVVVSAHGGRNLDVAPPSADVLPAIAEAVGNRIEVLADSGARRGSDVLKYVALGAKAVMLGRAPLWGLAAGGEAGADGLLAMLRTEIDLAMTFLGIARPEETRGRIVRRVA
- a CDS encoding M24 family metallopeptidase — translated: MFGAEEFARRVVEARAAMAAAGADLLLVDHGELLAWLTGYTVSETMYRAALLPLEGEPWFVLRALDEDPCRRKTWLRDIVGFVDTADPHGVIAETIAARGLARARIGADFNSYGFSAHTRDRLQALLPAARFVDLSGLSDRLRRVKSPAELAVLAQAAAIADSAMEAVRCQARPGITPREASAVAAAEFLRLGADIGDVGPIVRGAGDNEFLHGALGTEALGEGDVLHVELIPKVANYGARLMRPILVGADRRGVGRIAERLIQLQDRQIAAMKPGTAAAEVDALLREAVLAEGLRARYDNVTGYTLGLYARTPRTSDFSYAFRPNADWRLEAGMVFHMYASAGGIGISETVVVEPAGGRRLTTAPRRLLLGGT
- a CDS encoding M20 family metallopeptidase translates to MDRDALLARLDERAALDFLAEMVRHKSYSETEGERTLARYMVEQMRTLGLEADTTPVEGQRVNAIGRLRGAGGGKSLLFNGHLDTNPVTEGWTVDPWGGVIDDKFIYGIGVSNMKAGDAAYFCAVKTLIDAGVKLKGDVVLTYVVGELQGGVGTLAAIRQGVRADYFINSEPTDLQALTMHAAAFTFIIELTGITRHLSKREQAVDAILAACDLIPRLNGMVFSGAPTDEHRSINRVHVGVMHGALGKDLHEWRPPQVADFVRLKGSGRYAPGQTEAEAIADLRQALDQLEARFPGLKATVKAEHVDGRPLMPAFEVAKDARIVRTVNAAYQKVRGQAQPTGAIAPCCYFGTDAGHFYKELGMEGIVCGPGGRYNTMPDERVDIPDYLDMIRIYMLAILDICEIA